A region of Dictyoglomus sp. NZ13-RE01 DNA encodes the following proteins:
- a CDS encoding ABC transporter permease has protein sequence MLRKRLKSLIFILALIILIIELLPAILLFLTSIKTNMAIWTSPTPFHPFTPTIEQYIGVFKETTFVKNILNSTYIAVWTTLLSVLGGALASYALARFPIKRKKEIAMGIIFSRMIPQIALAVPIYSMMRTLGLLDTYTGLILAHTTFSLPYVVWLLLPFFQQIPVEYEEAALIDGCNKLQVFSKIFLPLASSGIIVAMTFCFLGSWNDFIYTLVLSNVKTTTAPMLVTTFVGMYAPEVGKMSAAGILIILPVFLIALFLQKYIIMGLSGGGIKG, from the coding sequence GTGCTTAGAAAGAGATTAAAATCACTAATATTCATTTTAGCCTTAATTATCCTTATTATTGAGCTTTTACCTGCCATATTACTTTTTCTGACAAGTATAAAGACAAACATGGCTATATGGACTTCTCCCACCCCTTTTCATCCTTTCACTCCTACCATTGAGCAGTATATAGGAGTATTTAAAGAAACTACATTTGTTAAAAACATACTCAATAGTACTTATATAGCTGTTTGGACTACCCTTCTTTCAGTATTAGGAGGGGCTTTGGCTTCTTATGCCCTTGCCAGATTCCCCATAAAAAGAAAAAAAGAAATAGCTATGGGAATAATATTCAGTAGAATGATTCCTCAAATTGCTCTTGCAGTACCTATATACTCAATGATGAGAACCTTGGGTCTTTTAGATACCTATACCGGTCTCATCTTAGCCCATACAACTTTTAGTCTTCCCTATGTAGTATGGCTTCTTCTTCCTTTCTTCCAACAAATACCTGTAGAGTATGAAGAAGCAGCATTAATTGATGGTTGTAATAAGCTTCAGGTTTTTAGCAAGATATTTCTTCCTTTGGCATCCTCAGGAATTATTGTTGCTATGACCTTTTGCTTCTTAGGTTCCTGGAATGATTTTATATACACATTAGTGCTAAGTAATGTTAAAACTACAACAGCTCCTATGTTAGTAACAACATTTGTAGGTATGTATGCACCTGAGGTTGGAAAGATGAGTGCTGCAGGGATATTAATTATTCTTCCTGTATTCTTAATCGCCCTATTTCTACAAAAATACATAATTATGGGGCTTTCGGGAGGAGGAATAAAGGGATAA